In the genome of Rhodamnia argentea isolate NSW1041297 chromosome 3, ASM2092103v1, whole genome shotgun sequence, one region contains:
- the LOC115752431 gene encoding sulfiredoxin, chloroplastic/mitochondrial translates to MASFVLQLPTTGRWRSLSVSASSNGAAPGRSQSQGQGGGGPVIVELPLDKIRRPLMRTRANDPVKVKDLMDSIREIGLQVPIDVLEVDGVYYGFSGCHRYEAHQRLSLPTIRCKVRKATKETLRHHLR, encoded by the exons ATGGCGAGCTTCGTGCTGCAACTCCCGACGACGGGCAGATGGAGGAGCCTTTCCGTCTCCGCCTCATCGAACG GGGCTGCTCCGGGTCGGAGTCAAAGCCAGggccaaggaggaggagggccgGTGATCGTGGAGCTGCCGCTGGACAAGATCAGGAGGCCGTTGATGCGAACGAGGGCGAACGATCCGGTCAAGGTGAAGGACCTCATGGACAGTATCCGGGAGATCGGTCTCCAAGTCCCT ATTGATGTGCTCGAAGTCGATGGAGTTTACTACG GCTTCTCTGGTTGTCATCGCTACGAAGCTCATCAGCGCCTCAGCCTCCCTACGATCCGTTGTAAAGTCCGGAAAGCGACAAAAGAAACACTAAG GCATCATCTTCGCTGA